From Natranaeroarchaeum aerophilus, one genomic window encodes:
- a CDS encoding YhbY family RNA-binding protein: MTSEALQREIHDLDVTVWVGKSGIETVTDELADQLDDRKLVKIKFLRAARGHATAEELAEDLAEKVNADVVQSRGHTAVMH, encoded by the coding sequence ATGACTTCAGAGGCGTTACAGCGAGAGATTCACGACCTGGACGTAACAGTGTGGGTTGGGAAAAGTGGGATCGAGACAGTGACAGACGAGCTCGCGGATCAGCTCGACGACCGGAAGCTGGTGAAAATAAAGTTCCTTCGAGCGGCGCGGGGGCACGCCACTGCCGAGGAACTGGCAGAGGACCTGGCCGAAAAAGTAAACGCTGACGTCGTGCAGAGCCGCGGCCACACGGCGGTGATGCACTGA
- a CDS encoding geranylgeranylglycerol-phosphate geranylgeranyltransferase: MDVQARVRGYVELTRPMNSVAAGVLTFIGAFVAGASTEYAPLVAAAVAATSLATGAGNAINDYFDREIDRINQPDRPIPRGAVSERGALWFSIVLFALATVLALTLPPLAIGIAAFNLIALIAYTEFFKGLPGLGNALVAYLGGSTFLFGGAAVGDVRAAGVLFVLAALSTLTREIIKDVEDIDGDREEGLNTLPIAIGERKALHVGTVLLLVAVLVSPVPYLQGSFGIGYVLVVAPAVAVMVFAAIRSYDLPRAGQQYLKYGMFLAALAFIIGRLGVVFPWPV, encoded by the coding sequence ATGGACGTCCAGGCGCGGGTGCGTGGCTACGTTGAGTTGACGCGACCGATGAACTCGGTCGCGGCCGGAGTGTTGACGTTCATCGGTGCGTTCGTCGCCGGGGCATCCACCGAATACGCCCCGCTGGTCGCAGCGGCGGTAGCAGCGACGTCGCTGGCGACCGGAGCTGGCAACGCGATCAACGACTATTTCGACAGAGAGATCGACCGGATCAATCAGCCGGACCGGCCGATCCCGCGTGGTGCGGTAAGCGAGCGCGGGGCGCTGTGGTTCAGCATCGTGCTGTTCGCACTCGCCACGGTGCTTGCTCTGACGCTCCCGCCGCTTGCGATCGGTATTGCGGCGTTCAACCTCATTGCACTGATCGCGTACACCGAGTTCTTCAAGGGATTGCCGGGACTTGGAAACGCGCTGGTTGCGTATCTCGGCGGCAGTACGTTCCTGTTCGGGGGGGCCGCCGTCGGTGACGTGAGGGCTGCAGGAGTCCTGTTCGTGCTGGCGGCGCTCTCGACGTTGACCAGAGAGATCATCAAGGATGTCGAGGATATCGACGGTGACCGTGAGGAAGGGCTGAACACGCTCCCGATCGCAATCGGGGAGCGCAAAGCGTTGCATGTCGGCACTGTCCTGTTGCTCGTTGCTGTTCTCGTCAGCCCGGTTCCGTATCTACAGGGGTCGTTCGGGATCGGGTACGTCCTCGTCGTCGCTCCCGCGGTCGCAGTAATGGTATTTGCCGCGATACGAAGTTACGATCTCCCGCGAGCTGGCCAGCAGTATCTCAAATACGGCATGTTTTTGGCAGCACTCGCGTTTATTATCGGGCGGCTGGGCGTCGTCTTTCCGTGGCCAGTGTGA
- a CDS encoding ribonuclease P protein component 4 has translation MTIADERIERLQELAADAVEDDEPELAREYVRLARRVAERKRRSLPKSFKRFTCDDCDAYLQPGNNARVRAQDGHIVITCDCGHHSRYPY, from the coding sequence ATGACTATCGCCGACGAGCGCATCGAGCGTCTACAGGAGCTGGCTGCCGATGCTGTCGAGGACGATGAGCCGGAGCTGGCGCGTGAATACGTCCGACTGGCGCGGCGTGTCGCCGAGCGGAAGCGAAGATCGCTCCCGAAATCGTTCAAGCGATTCACCTGTGATGACTGTGATGCGTACCTCCAGCCTGGGAATAACGCTCGCGTGCGAGCACAGGACGGCCACATCGTGATCACGTGTGACTGTGGACATCACTCGCGCTATCCGTACTGA
- a CDS encoding DUF7548 family protein, whose product MTQPRTPPTLGIAACVLILVLVALPYLLLSEAGAGGIAAYYDHGGVGLWVVTILTTVALVAFAAGRQGRSDPVMMAGATLVFGLFILGSTLVWALSVPAAFVQQLGTETWLGYHRWALVGLSALVPIAGVWYAVTLDVL is encoded by the coding sequence GTGACACAGCCCCGGACTCCGCCGACGCTCGGTATCGCCGCCTGTGTGTTGATCCTTGTGCTCGTAGCGCTGCCGTACCTGTTGCTGTCGGAGGCAGGTGCCGGGGGCATCGCGGCCTACTACGATCACGGTGGTGTCGGTCTATGGGTCGTCACTATACTGACGACCGTCGCCCTCGTTGCCTTCGCTGCGGGCCGACAGGGACGTTCCGATCCAGTGATGATGGCGGGGGCAACGCTCGTTTTTGGACTCTTTATACTTGGCTCCACACTGGTCTGGGCGCTGTCCGTTCCGGCGGCGTTCGTCCAGCAACTCGGGACCGAAACGTGGCTGGGCTATCATCGGTGGGCACTCGTTGGGCTGTCGGCGCTTGTTCCCATCGCTGGCGTCTGGTATGCAGTGACACTCGACGTCCTCTAG
- a CDS encoding DUF7344 domain-containing protein, translating into MDSESTADEYEPALPTSRSFELLSTRRRREALDLLREHGHVTLPDIAEEVTVRQHGTDITEIDPEEVTDTYMMLYHSDIPKLEDEGVVVYDQEQDLVVTGENFDAIAQLLARTTEN; encoded by the coding sequence GTGGATTCCGAATCAACGGCAGACGAGTACGAGCCAGCCCTTCCCACGAGCCGGTCGTTCGAGCTGCTTTCTACCCGCCGCCGTCGGGAGGCGCTCGATCTCCTCCGCGAACATGGTCACGTCACACTCCCGGATATCGCCGAAGAGGTGACGGTCCGCCAGCACGGAACGGATATCACGGAGATCGATCCAGAGGAGGTTACGGATACGTACATGATGCTGTATCACTCGGATATCCCGAAACTCGAAGACGAGGGCGTCGTCGTCTACGACCAGGAGCAGGATCTCGTTGTGACTGGCGAGAACTTCGATGCGATAGCACAGCTCCTCGCTCGAACGACCGAAAACTGA
- a CDS encoding mechanosensitive ion channel family protein, producing the protein MGAIQELLVDLGLGVGIAGTIESVALFVIAFIAIYVIGKRTVLPVTDRALERRDLDDHARKPLVKLVSFGVIFVAIAVAFGFAGFGNFLSSLATIAAALALAIGLATQNIISNFVSGVFIYADKPFRIGDWIEWDGNSGVVEDISLRVTRVRTFDNEILTVPNSDLTANVVKNPVAKEKLRLKFVFGIGYDDDIQKATEIIVEEAEKLDGIMDDPAPSVRLTELNDSDVGLQSRVWIADPSRADFVKTRGEFITNVKARFDEAGIDIPYPQRELEGDFELTNRAALGADD; encoded by the coding sequence ATGGGTGCGATTCAGGAACTGCTGGTCGATCTGGGTCTGGGTGTGGGAATCGCCGGGACGATCGAGTCAGTTGCACTGTTCGTGATTGCCTTTATCGCCATCTACGTAATCGGGAAACGGACCGTGCTTCCGGTCACTGACAGAGCGCTTGAGCGGCGAGATCTGGACGATCACGCACGAAAGCCGCTGGTGAAACTCGTCTCCTTTGGCGTCATCTTCGTCGCAATCGCCGTCGCCTTTGGCTTCGCCGGCTTCGGGAACTTCCTGTCGTCGCTCGCGACGATCGCCGCTGCGCTCGCACTGGCAATCGGTCTGGCGACGCAAAACATCATCAGTAACTTCGTCTCCGGCGTGTTCATCTACGCCGACAAGCCGTTCCGCATCGGCGACTGGATCGAGTGGGACGGCAACTCCGGTGTGGTCGAGGACATCAGCCTCCGTGTCACGCGCGTCCGGACGTTCGACAACGAGATTCTGACAGTGCCCAACTCCGATCTGACTGCGAACGTCGTCAAGAACCCTGTCGCAAAGGAGAAGCTGCGCCTGAAGTTCGTCTTCGGCATCGGCTACGACGACGACATCCAGAAAGCCACCGAGATCATCGTCGAGGAGGCCGAAAAACTGGACGGGATCATGGACGATCCCGCGCCGTCGGTCCGTCTGACGGAGCTGAACGACTCGGACGTCGGCCTGCAGTCCCGTGTCTGGATCGCCGACCCGAGCCGAGCGGACTTCGTCAAGACGCGTGGCGAGTTCATCACGAACGTCAAAGCCCGCTTCGACGAGGCAGGGATCGATATCCCGTACCCACAGCGCGAACTGGAGGGCGATTTCGAGCTCACCAACCGTGCGGCGCTCGGCGCGGACGACTAA
- a CDS encoding CoA-binding protein, whose protein sequence is MDIDQLITAALDSETIAVVGCSSTPGKDAHDVPSYLDSNGYDVIPVNPYADEILGRKAYDSLTDVPHEVDLVDVFRPSEEVSGIVDSVLERDDVEFLWLQLGISDDDAVTRAREAGIDVVQDRCLKVEHVRRQ, encoded by the coding sequence ATGGATATCGACCAGCTGATCACTGCTGCACTGGATAGCGAGACGATCGCCGTCGTCGGCTGTTCGTCGACGCCGGGCAAAGACGCCCACGACGTGCCGAGCTACCTCGATTCGAACGGGTACGACGTGATTCCGGTCAATCCGTACGCGGACGAGATTCTGGGGCGCAAGGCGTATGATTCGCTCACCGACGTCCCACATGAAGTCGATCTCGTCGACGTTTTCCGTCCGTCAGAGGAAGTGTCCGGCATCGTTGATAGCGTCCTCGAACGAGATGATGTAGAGTTTCTCTGGTTGCAGCTCGGCATCAGCGACGATGACGCAGTCACCCGAGCACGTGAGGCCGGGATCGATGTCGTCCAGGATCGCTGTCTCAAAGTAGAACACGTGCGACGGCAGTGA
- a CDS encoding Eco57I restriction-modification methylase domain-containing protein, translating into MSNQSDFLNALHNIGSRINEDMSEKDVENAFLNENFYTLLGYEGAGHDLRSEMTLPDNKRPDYLTLDDNESVITVYEFKSSGRDLNNHTDQLFHYVNELKADYGVLTNGEELRLYRRNESHLSTIVLSDATGQQARDAFKALQKPEWDITDTKSVNDYLNRLEPVTLNGELGREHFFDTFRLEEGSVFADLVTAMMDLLHELRDDKEAKFVEGAYDFWEASYANIPEDTPDSWESMLPSNRKSDLKDFMFCLESGHALLGRLLLSKAAQDYDFFKQTQYEGMDDYFTGLSGFSSEIDLESYPVAAASLIEDMQEQLVESLFEDDIFTWWKESYRGALASGHGSGASRFKEVAEEGTDTELSEATRERFSRAISHTLFAVLKFDFAKISGDPLGNLYQRYFDPETRKALGEFYTPEPVVDYIMDGVDYDVGVSSQRVIDPACGSGTFLVEAIDRYIQDVRRYDENPDWTEELTELCTHPHVVGVDIHPFAVLMAQIRFMVAILPEYREAKQQNHEFTIRRLPIFRADTLRNERELTGADIGEAEERQLTWDAMTEDNQDVRVPVPLPIEVDDNADTPGVETDDGFLVKRIRMPLFDTIQLETGVGNFGEYFAALQGVLDVVKWHMSEGYWEYQGGLEAGIERYTSQEYDGVEEFFSPYVDDMLEVSRQLEENHDDGRLFKMFEDTVLALVVKNYMGYDYVVGNPPYVSSQNIPNKQKEMLAELYPDSTTDQYDLYCPFFERGLDWLSKGNKLGFITPDQFLVANYGKGVRKLIQESAVVEQIQDFRDSGVFKDATNYPVITILELEENGTERSNNVVRCGRVKSNINDDREQELDEEIVETLREEYANPGYSDDYVDIFDFSQSRFSESRWPIMPEHEWEVFKKIESEADQTIGEVTDAVFQGIMTGKKGVYIVDVLDADIVTADDSGETVTISPTGSDQQFKIETDTLRPFIDGREVERWQVTWGGLHIVHPYRMEGIDDEQGSAELIDEETLSSDLPLTLEYFEAHEDELRGRSSLGNKEWYEYSRPQNLERFERPKLILSKIADEATYMSDTEGTWYFTTPYSVLLEEDKADLAQEMTAQLNSKTLDFYFKHISAVKAGGFYEYLNQYITPVPCMISGDGEFSRMEDSVELILSALHTENKTGRFPEAYLGDYNGELEYINYEWQTNRYPVNASIEETNDGRFVVTAGNTDEISHPVIDAGGTEENKLRAEYVYEAVNGRRYKKGENVTISIPEAQKGVEQLLGALEADKQSVEKIDIDELEADIDAAVYDLFSLTEEERDVVENYLEVF; encoded by the coding sequence ATGTCAAATCAGTCTGATTTCCTTAACGCCCTCCACAATATTGGAAGCCGCATCAACGAGGATATGAGCGAGAAGGATGTTGAAAACGCTTTCCTTAACGAGAATTTCTACACTCTTCTGGGCTACGAGGGCGCGGGCCACGACCTGCGAAGCGAGATGACGCTTCCGGACAACAAGCGTCCGGACTACCTCACCCTCGACGACAACGAATCAGTCATCACGGTTTATGAATTCAAATCAAGCGGTCGTGACCTCAACAACCACACCGACCAACTGTTCCACTACGTGAACGAATTGAAGGCCGACTACGGGGTGCTAACGAACGGTGAGGAACTTCGCCTGTACCGCCGCAACGAATCACATCTCTCCACCATTGTACTCTCCGATGCAACAGGCCAACAGGCACGTGACGCGTTCAAAGCTCTACAGAAACCGGAATGGGATATTACTGACACTAAGAGCGTGAACGATTACCTGAATCGGCTTGAACCGGTTACACTCAATGGTGAACTTGGACGCGAACACTTCTTCGACACATTCCGTTTAGAGGAGGGGAGTGTTTTTGCGGATCTTGTTACTGCGATGATGGACTTACTGCACGAACTGCGCGACGACAAAGAAGCAAAGTTCGTTGAAGGGGCGTACGACTTCTGGGAAGCCAGCTACGCCAACATCCCTGAAGATACACCGGACTCATGGGAGTCGATGCTCCCGAGCAACCGAAAGTCCGACCTGAAGGACTTCATGTTCTGTCTGGAAAGTGGGCACGCGCTCCTTGGACGTCTGCTGCTATCGAAAGCTGCGCAGGACTACGACTTCTTCAAGCAAACCCAATACGAGGGGATGGATGACTACTTTACCGGCCTCTCTGGGTTCTCTTCAGAAATTGATCTAGAGTCCTACCCCGTCGCTGCTGCCAGCCTCATTGAAGACATGCAAGAACAGCTCGTCGAGAGTCTGTTCGAGGACGACATCTTCACGTGGTGGAAAGAGAGTTATCGGGGAGCACTAGCGAGCGGTCACGGGAGCGGTGCGTCTCGGTTCAAAGAAGTCGCGGAAGAAGGGACGGACACAGAATTGAGTGAGGCAACGAGAGAGCGGTTTAGTCGAGCTATTTCGCATACACTGTTTGCGGTGTTGAAGTTCGATTTTGCCAAGATTTCCGGTGATCCCCTCGGGAACCTCTATCAGCGATATTTTGACCCGGAAACTCGGAAGGCACTCGGAGAGTTCTACACGCCTGAGCCGGTTGTGGACTATATAATGGACGGTGTTGATTATGATGTTGGTGTCTCCTCTCAGCGAGTTATTGACCCGGCATGCGGGTCTGGTACTTTCCTCGTTGAAGCAATTGACCGGTATATCCAAGACGTTCGACGGTACGACGAAAACCCGGACTGGACAGAGGAACTCACTGAGTTGTGTACCCACCCGCACGTTGTGGGAGTAGACATTCACCCGTTCGCGGTATTGATGGCGCAGATCCGGTTTATGGTTGCTATCTTGCCGGAGTATCGGGAGGCGAAGCAACAAAATCATGAATTCACCATCCGTAGACTGCCGATTTTCCGCGCAGACACGCTCCGGAATGAACGTGAACTGACCGGTGCTGACATAGGAGAGGCAGAGGAACGGCAGTTGACCTGGGATGCGATGACCGAAGATAACCAGGACGTTCGCGTGCCTGTACCACTCCCTATCGAAGTTGACGATAACGCGGACACACCGGGTGTAGAGACGGATGACGGTTTCCTTGTGAAGCGAATCAGGATGCCGTTGTTTGACACAATTCAGTTGGAAACCGGGGTGGGTAATTTCGGAGAGTATTTTGCTGCCTTACAAGGCGTGCTGGACGTCGTGAAGTGGCATATGAGCGAAGGATACTGGGAGTATCAGGGTGGACTTGAGGCCGGTATTGAACGGTACACCTCACAGGAATATGACGGTGTAGAGGAATTCTTCTCACCATACGTGGACGACATGCTGGAGGTCTCTCGTCAATTGGAAGAGAACCACGATGACGGGAGACTCTTCAAGATGTTTGAGGACACCGTGCTGGCACTCGTGGTGAAGAATTACATGGGGTATGACTACGTCGTCGGAAATCCACCGTACGTTAGTAGTCAAAACATTCCCAACAAACAAAAAGAGATGCTAGCTGAATTGTATCCAGATTCAACTACTGACCAATATGACCTATACTGCCCATTTTTCGAACGAGGATTGGACTGGTTGAGTAAAGGGAACAAACTTGGGTTCATTACTCCGGATCAATTTCTGGTTGCCAACTACGGCAAAGGAGTACGTAAACTGATTCAGGAAAGTGCAGTTGTAGAACAAATACAGGACTTCAGAGATTCTGGAGTTTTTAAGGATGCCACAAATTATCCTGTTATTACTATTCTTGAATTGGAGGAGAACGGGACTGAGCGTAGCAACAATGTTGTTCGGTGTGGTCGAGTAAAGTCAAATATCAATGATGATCGAGAGCAAGAACTCGATGAAGAGATAGTAGAGACACTCAGAGAAGAATATGCGAACCCAGGGTATAGTGATGACTACGTAGACATCTTCGATTTCTCCCAGTCAAGATTTTCAGAATCTCGGTGGCCGATTATGCCGGAACACGAGTGGGAAGTGTTCAAAAAGATTGAGTCAGAAGCCGACCAAACCATCGGGGAAGTTACGGACGCAGTGTTCCAGGGAATAATGACTGGAAAGAAAGGAGTGTATATTGTGGATGTACTTGATGCGGATATAGTGACAGCAGATGATTCTGGAGAAACTGTGACTATTTCTCCCACTGGAAGTGATCAACAATTCAAAATCGAGACAGATACTCTCCGGCCATTTATTGATGGGAGAGAAGTGGAACGTTGGCAGGTGACCTGGGGCGGTCTTCATATCGTTCATCCCTACAGAATGGAGGGTATCGACGATGAACAGGGAAGTGCCGAGTTGATCGATGAAGAAACCCTATCGTCTGACCTACCCCTCACCTTAGAGTATTTTGAAGCACATGAAGATGAACTTCGAGGGCGTTCCAGCCTTGGTAACAAGGAGTGGTATGAGTACAGTAGGCCCCAAAACCTAGAGCGGTTCGAACGTCCCAAGCTGATTCTTTCGAAGATTGCGGACGAAGCTACGTATATGTCCGACACTGAGGGGACATGGTATTTCACGACCCCCTATTCAGTCCTGCTTGAGGAAGATAAAGCAGACCTCGCGCAGGAGATGACCGCTCAATTGAACTCCAAAACTTTGGACTTCTACTTCAAACACATTTCTGCGGTCAAAGCAGGTGGATTCTATGAATACCTGAATCAATACATTACCCCTGTCCCCTGTATGATCAGTGGTGACGGGGAATTCTCACGGATGGAAGATTCCGTAGAGCTCATTCTTTCGGCCCTTCATACTGAAAATAAGACAGGACGCTTTCCAGAAGCGTATCTTGGTGACTACAACGGTGAATTAGAATACATTAACTACGAGTGGCAGACTAATCGGTATCCGGTGAACGCAAGTATCGAGGAAACCAATGACGGGCGATTTGTCGTGACCGCAGGCAACACTGACGAGATCTCTCACCCAGTAATCGACGCAGGGGGCACTGAAGAAAACAAACTTCGTGCAGAATACGTCTATGAAGCGGTTAATGGTCGCAGATATAAGAAAGGGGAAAATGTCACAATCTCGATTCCAGAAGCTCAAAAGGGGGTTGAGCAATTGCTTGGTGCTCTGGAAGCAGACAAGCAATCAGTTGAGAAGATAGACATTGACGAACTGGAAGCCGACATCGATGCGGCTGTATATGATCTTTTTAGCCTGACTGAAGAAGAACGTGACGTTGTGGAGAACTATTTAGAAGTGTTCTGA
- a CDS encoding DUF2797 domain-containing protein has product MQVVGYETASKPGASGALLLATDGEIECLELDPGSTLDFRLGDRHCAGVIDGDEHRVCTAPTAPYCDVHDRTWICARCTGTCLKDEMDCYEEHAVYLAGFAPATFKVGVTRSWRLETRLYEQGADRAAHLHTVSNGRIARELEAEIAEELTDRVRVPTKVDGLHQDVDEAAWGRLLDQYDPISTMDLDHGFDVECQPVRETIASGTIVGVKGRIAVLENGTTPYAVDLRDLVGYEIDRAETDRYLQSSFAAFE; this is encoded by the coding sequence ATGCAGGTCGTCGGCTACGAAACGGCGTCGAAACCCGGAGCGAGCGGCGCGCTTCTCCTCGCAACCGACGGCGAGATCGAGTGCCTGGAGTTAGACCCGGGTTCGACACTCGACTTTCGGCTCGGGGACCGACACTGTGCCGGAGTGATCGACGGCGACGAGCACAGAGTGTGTACCGCGCCGACAGCACCGTACTGTGACGTCCACGATCGGACGTGGATCTGTGCGCGCTGTACGGGCACCTGTTTAAAAGACGAGATGGACTGTTACGAAGAGCATGCGGTCTACCTCGCCGGGTTCGCCCCGGCGACGTTCAAAGTGGGCGTAACCCGCTCGTGGCGACTCGAAACCCGACTCTACGAGCAGGGAGCCGATCGGGCAGCGCATCTCCATACAGTTTCGAACGGCCGGATCGCCCGAGAACTCGAAGCCGAAATCGCCGAGGAACTCACCGACCGGGTCCGGGTCCCTACGAAGGTCGATGGACTCCACCAGGACGTCGACGAAGCGGCCTGGGGCCGTCTGCTCGACCAGTACGATCCGATCTCGACGATGGATCTCGATCACGGGTTCGATGTGGAGTGCCAGCCGGTCCGGGAGACGATCGCATCGGGAACCATCGTCGGAGTCAAAGGCCGGATCGCGGTCCTCGAAAACGGCACCACGCCGTACGCGGTTGATCTGCGGGATCTCGTTGGCTACGAGATCGACAGAGCGGAAACCGACCGATACCTCCAATCGAGTTTCGCCGCCTTCGAGTGA
- a CDS encoding DUF5798 family protein, with the protein MGFGDTAKKIQTLADRAEHLIAQLKDVRERVIELEEGIEETNGRVNELENDSEKQLVLLKAIAREQGIDADEVLAEAAIEEAEGEDEVSEEDEPSADERGAETTESTNESDEEDPVEDTIEN; encoded by the coding sequence ATGGGTTTCGGAGACACCGCAAAGAAGATCCAGACGCTCGCCGACCGGGCCGAACATCTGATCGCACAGCTCAAAGACGTCCGCGAGCGGGTCATCGAACTCGAAGAGGGGATCGAGGAGACCAACGGGCGAGTCAATGAACTGGAAAACGACTCGGAGAAACAGCTCGTCCTGCTGAAAGCTATCGCTCGCGAGCAGGGAATCGACGCCGACGAGGTGCTCGCAGAAGCGGCGATAGAGGAGGCAGAAGGCGAGGACGAAGTATCGGAGGAAGACGAACCATCAGCGGACGAGAGAGGGGCCGAAACGACCGAGTCGACGAACGAAAGCGACGAGGAAGACCCCGTCGAAGACACCATCGAAAACTGA
- a CDS encoding RAD55 family ATPase, whose amino-acid sequence MYDLADVLPDAELESGTNLLITGPPLSGKRRLALDILADGTRQDEGAIVVTTKDSGDKILSEYKKRIDDIENRPLGVVDCVTKQRGVGNAEDGPQLKYASSPVDMTGIGIKLSEFLQDFYERRGLQQNRVLMHSVSTLLMYSDLQTVFRFLHVFTGRVQSANGLGLYVIDSTAHDDQTMNTLTQLFDGVVELSENDAEPPRLRTAQ is encoded by the coding sequence ATGTATGATCTGGCAGACGTCCTACCGGACGCCGAACTCGAGTCTGGCACGAACCTCCTGATCACGGGGCCCCCACTCTCGGGGAAACGTCGTCTGGCGCTCGATATCCTCGCCGACGGCACCCGACAGGACGAGGGGGCGATCGTAGTTACGACCAAGGACAGCGGCGACAAAATCCTCAGCGAGTACAAAAAGCGTATCGACGATATCGAAAACAGACCGCTCGGAGTTGTCGACTGTGTCACGAAACAGCGGGGGGTAGGCAATGCCGAAGACGGGCCACAGCTAAAATACGCATCTTCCCCAGTCGATATGACCGGGATCGGTATCAAGCTTTCCGAGTTCTTGCAGGATTTCTACGAACGCAGGGGTCTCCAGCAGAACCGTGTACTCATGCATTCGGTCTCCACGCTACTGATGTATTCCGATCTCCAGACTGTGTTCCGGTTCCTCCACGTCTTTACCGGCCGTGTTCAGAGCGCAAATGGGCTCGGGTTGTACGTGATCGACTCCACGGCCCACGATGATCAGACGATGAATACGCTCACCCAGTTGTTCGATGGTGTCGTCGAACTATCGGAAAACGACGCGGAACCGCCGCGTCTGCGAACGGCCCAGTAG